In Woeseia oceani, one DNA window encodes the following:
- a CDS encoding sensor histidine kinase — MRSPRVADSALALLILLATVLARLFHSGQNGASGSLSTMPLSAWLLFFVGSIALLWRRSLPLTAHTVVLVCSALSMSFGYFDGPLIAIMVSLYSVGRYASNRQLSYFGVAMAIVLAAVDTLANSWPLRPPTVDALVPSEFVTSALITFLTWYAGKRVRARSEYVALLRQRAAQLEREKEADSQRAVEQERTRIARELHDVVAHQVSLMTVQAGAAKTVATSNPSASLKAIEAIEQAGHQALDELRHLLGVLRPASGASELGPQPDLSDLTTLIERSRAAGLSIELDIEGEVYGLPLRVGMSAYRIVQESLTNVLKHAGIKARARVRVRVSDVGVDIHVWNDGCNSAVLPESGHGIAGMTERANLLGGTLTAGPQPAESFAVLAHLPIKERLM, encoded by the coding sequence ATGCGTAGCCCGCGAGTCGCAGATTCCGCGCTCGCCCTGCTCATTCTGCTGGCGACCGTACTGGCGCGGCTCTTCCACTCCGGCCAGAACGGCGCCAGCGGTTCTTTGAGTACGATGCCGCTGTCAGCTTGGCTGCTTTTTTTCGTGGGGAGTATCGCGTTGTTGTGGCGGCGTTCTTTGCCTTTGACAGCGCATACCGTCGTCCTCGTTTGTTCGGCGTTGTCGATGAGTTTCGGCTATTTTGACGGCCCTCTGATTGCCATCATGGTCTCGTTGTATAGCGTAGGTCGGTATGCGAGCAACCGGCAGCTGAGCTACTTTGGCGTCGCGATGGCGATAGTCCTGGCAGCTGTCGATACTCTTGCGAACTCATGGCCACTGCGTCCACCAACGGTTGACGCGCTGGTGCCATCCGAATTCGTTACTTCGGCCTTGATAACTTTTCTGACCTGGTATGCAGGCAAACGTGTACGTGCCCGTAGCGAATACGTTGCACTGCTGCGCCAACGTGCAGCACAACTTGAGCGTGAGAAAGAAGCTGATTCGCAGCGGGCCGTCGAGCAGGAGCGAACGCGTATCGCCCGTGAGCTGCACGACGTTGTTGCTCACCAGGTGAGCTTAATGACGGTTCAGGCAGGGGCGGCGAAAACGGTTGCGACGAGCAACCCATCTGCGTCCTTAAAGGCAATTGAGGCGATCGAACAGGCAGGTCATCAGGCGCTGGACGAACTGCGACACCTGCTCGGGGTGCTGAGGCCGGCATCCGGTGCGAGCGAACTGGGACCGCAACCCGATCTGAGTGACCTCACAACACTCATAGAGAGATCCCGCGCAGCCGGTTTGTCTATCGAACTGGATATCGAGGGCGAAGTATACGGGCTGCCGTTGCGCGTCGGGATGTCGGCCTACCGTATAGTGCAGGAGTCATTGACCAACGTCCTTAAACACGCAGGTATCAAGGCTCGAGCTAGGGTCAGGGTAAGAGTGTCAGATGTTGGTGTCGATATTCACGTGTGGAACGACGGCTGCAACTCTGCAGTGTTGCCCGAATCTGGCCATGGAATTGCCGGAATGACTGAGCGTGCAAACTTGCTGGGCGGCACGCTGACGGCTGGCCCGCAGCCGGCGGAAAGCTTCGCCGTCCTTGCGCATTTACCGATCAAGGAGCGATTGATGTGA
- a CDS encoding sterol desaturase family protein, with the protein MSDWLLGNEPQVRLAVFLSVFALLLAAQQWAPRRDMALGWRRLLSNVSLVVIGTLLLRIAFPVVAFGLAIRLEADGGGMAALMPDWLAIVGGVVLLDCAIYWQHRLLHKIPLLWRLHRVHHADVGFDVTTAVRFHPIEFALSMAIKLGLIALFGVPALAVLIFEILLNAGALFTHANIRLPATFERRLRWFLVTPEMHRVHHSVHKDETNSNFSFHLSLWDRLFGSYRDQPRDGHTTMQIGLHEFRDSREQTVWALLVNPFRKH; encoded by the coding sequence GTGAGCGACTGGCTGCTGGGCAATGAACCGCAAGTCCGGCTGGCCGTGTTTCTTTCGGTATTCGCGCTGCTGCTGGCAGCACAACAATGGGCACCGCGCCGGGACATGGCGTTGGGCTGGCGCCGTTTGCTTAGCAATGTTTCGTTGGTCGTGATTGGTACCTTGTTGTTGCGAATCGCATTTCCCGTTGTTGCGTTCGGTCTGGCGATACGTTTGGAGGCTGACGGCGGCGGAATGGCGGCGCTAATGCCGGACTGGCTTGCGATTGTCGGCGGCGTTGTCCTGCTTGATTGCGCCATCTACTGGCAGCACCGTTTGTTGCATAAGATTCCGCTGTTATGGCGCTTGCATCGGGTGCACCACGCGGACGTTGGCTTCGACGTCACCACGGCAGTGCGCTTCCACCCGATTGAGTTTGCCTTGTCTATGGCGATCAAGCTTGGCTTGATTGCATTGTTCGGCGTGCCGGCACTCGCCGTGCTTATTTTTGAGATACTCCTTAACGCGGGCGCCCTGTTCACACACGCCAATATCCGGCTGCCTGCCACATTCGAAAGACGGCTGCGCTGGTTTCTGGTTACGCCGGAGATGCATCGCGTTCACCATTCGGTGCATAAGGACGAAACCAACAGTAATTTCAGTTTTCACCTGTCGTTGTGGGACCGGCTGTTTGGCAGCTATCGTGATCAACCGCGCGATGGTCACACCACTATGCAGATCGGTCTGCACGAATTTCGCGATTCTCGCGAGCAGACGGTCTGGGCGTTGCTCGTCAATCCGTTTCGCAAGCATTGA
- a CDS encoding spermidine synthase family protein, producing MIPRVLLGTALIPDTDKELQLYQSGDLFSIKIPGRGDLMNSRVHGSEKALADLAIEQLGANENPRLLIGGLGMGFTLAASLRAVGAAAEVVVAELVPEVVTWNETLMGAPAGHPLADPRSRVYVGDVADLIRQEPAGFDAILMDVDNGPEALVRRENDWLYSPAGLRSTRSALRPNGVLAVWSSSPDRVFSKRLQQENFNVREHVVRPHRAGKGPRHHIWVAS from the coding sequence ATGATTCCCCGAGTATTGCTAGGTACCGCATTAATTCCTGACACTGACAAGGAGTTGCAGCTGTATCAGTCCGGCGACCTGTTCTCTATCAAGATTCCCGGCCGGGGCGATCTGATGAACAGCCGCGTGCACGGCTCGGAAAAGGCGCTGGCCGATCTTGCCATCGAACAACTGGGTGCCAATGAGAATCCGCGGCTGCTGATTGGTGGCCTCGGTATGGGATTCACGCTGGCCGCATCCCTGCGGGCCGTCGGCGCGGCAGCGGAAGTTGTCGTCGCCGAACTGGTGCCGGAAGTGGTGACCTGGAACGAAACGCTGATGGGTGCGCCAGCCGGACACCCGTTGGCGGACCCCCGCAGTCGGGTCTACGTCGGTGACGTCGCCGACCTGATTCGACAGGAGCCGGCGGGGTTTGATGCCATCCTGATGGACGTGGACAACGGACCCGAAGCACTCGTGCGGCGCGAGAATGATTGGCTCTACAGCCCCGCCGGTCTGCGCTCGACCCGCAGTGCCCTGCGCCCGAATGGCGTACTGGCCGTCTGGTCATCAAGTCCCGACCGGGTCTTCAGCAAACGCTTGCAGCAGGAAAATTTCAACGTCCGCGAGCATGTCGTCAGGCCGCACCGGGCCGGCAAAGGGCCACGGCATCATATTTGGGTCGCAAGCTGA
- a CDS encoding PepSY-associated TM helix domain-containing protein, whose product MKLRPIIFWSHLAVGVTAGLVILMMSVTGVLLTYERQFLEWADQQHVTSPAAGAPALTADELLNIGRVAEPDASSFELKFVNKPGSPVTLTADRERILLIDPYSGDVLRDGRGATAEFFRVVTRVHRWFAASDENFDLARATTAYSNLLFVFLILSGVYLWLPPIWRWSALKVRLFFNPRAKNAKARDYNWHHVFSVWALVPLFLIATSGSVFYFSWASSAIYAAFGEEPPVRGRRGEADAAPAGRADTMPRQALLIAAQQHALAHEAADWHSIKLRTNAVPAASTTFVIDRSIGRRPDLAYELTLDSGDASVVEVKRNDDKTPGARARTFVRFLHTGEVFGFLGQTLAGLASLAGCLLAYTGIALAWRRLVSPLFRKTA is encoded by the coding sequence ATGAAGCTCCGACCCATAATCTTCTGGTCACATCTCGCGGTCGGCGTCACTGCCGGTCTCGTCATTCTGATGATGTCCGTCACTGGCGTGCTGCTGACCTACGAACGGCAATTCCTCGAATGGGCGGATCAACAGCACGTGACCTCGCCGGCCGCCGGAGCGCCGGCATTAACTGCCGATGAGTTGCTGAACATCGGTCGGGTCGCCGAACCCGATGCGAGCAGCTTTGAACTGAAATTCGTCAACAAACCCGGCTCACCGGTTACGCTTACTGCCGACCGGGAGCGGATTCTGCTCATCGACCCGTACAGCGGCGATGTGCTTCGTGACGGCCGCGGTGCTACAGCCGAATTCTTTCGCGTCGTTACGCGTGTGCACCGATGGTTTGCCGCGTCCGACGAGAACTTCGATCTTGCGAGAGCGACGACGGCCTACAGCAATCTGCTGTTTGTATTCCTGATCCTGTCCGGCGTATACCTGTGGCTGCCGCCAATCTGGCGCTGGTCAGCACTGAAAGTCCGCCTGTTCTTTAACCCCAGAGCAAAGAACGCGAAGGCGCGTGACTATAACTGGCACCACGTATTCAGCGTGTGGGCGCTGGTACCGCTGTTTCTGATCGCGACATCGGGTTCGGTCTTTTACTTTTCGTGGGCCAGTTCGGCAATTTACGCGGCATTTGGCGAAGAGCCACCCGTTCGGGGCCGGCGGGGTGAAGCGGATGCTGCGCCTGCCGGGCGAGCGGATACCATGCCGCGGCAAGCACTGCTAATTGCCGCACAACAACACGCGCTTGCCCACGAGGCCGCAGACTGGCACTCGATAAAGCTGCGGACGAACGCCGTGCCAGCAGCGTCGACAACATTTGTCATTGATCGCAGCATTGGTCGGCGCCCTGATCTTGCTTACGAGCTAACCCTGGACAGTGGCGATGCGTCGGTAGTCGAGGTCAAACGCAACGACGACAAAACGCCAGGAGCCAGGGCAAGAACCTTCGTGCGCTTCTTGCACACAGGTGAAGTGTTCGGCTTTCTTGGCCAAACGCTCGCTGGTCTTGCCTCGTTGGCAGGGTGTCTGCTCGCTTACACCGGAATTGCACTGGCCTGGCGACGGCTGGTCTCGCCGCTATTCAGGAAGACCGCCTGA
- a CDS encoding tetratricopeptide repeat protein, which translates to MSLFSEFSKRNVFRAGAAYLVTAWLLTQVAETLFPLFGFGDTPARIVVIVLAIGFIPALILAWAFRLTPEGLRKESDLDVALSPKASRRLDRIIMIVLTIALSVMALDRFVLSPMRETAQRALIADQLSEARQQARNEAMQTSIGDKSIVVLPFINMSDDARNEFFSDGISEELLNLLAKIPKLRVISRTSAFSYKGKDVTIAQVAADLNVSHVLEGSVRKAGDRVRITAQLIDARTDTHVWSETFDRQLGDIFAIQEEIASSVSERLTLSLLADTPRPRSTNPQAYALYLQARFLGNQGSTDGYAQAVTLLEQVLTLDPAYANAWDALAGNYLNQASKGLRPWNEGFELARNAAERALAIDPLYAPAYARLGWVALLRDSNLAVAAQHYQRALELGPTNVRTIGDAASVLKSLGRLDECIALDEFVVARDPVNAIGYFNLGGSYLHAGRYDQAIATLRTALQLSPNRIGGYYQLGIAQLLAGDAAESMAAMQREPLAVLQLLGKVLASHALGEFDVANQLQAELIEQHEQEAAYNIAYVMAYRGQVDSAFEFLQQAVSNEDPGLADVVTEPLFANLHRDPRWLPFLQSMGKAPAQLSAIDFRIPLPLKSE; encoded by the coding sequence ATGTCTCTGTTTTCCGAGTTCAGCAAGAGGAATGTGTTCCGGGCAGGCGCCGCTTACCTGGTCACCGCCTGGCTGCTTACGCAGGTCGCGGAAACGCTGTTCCCCCTGTTCGGCTTCGGCGATACGCCCGCACGTATCGTCGTCATTGTGCTCGCGATCGGCTTTATACCTGCACTGATTCTGGCCTGGGCCTTTCGCCTGACACCGGAGGGCTTGCGTAAAGAATCGGACTTGGACGTCGCGCTTTCGCCCAAGGCCAGCCGGCGTCTCGACCGCATCATTATGATCGTGCTAACGATAGCCCTGTCAGTCATGGCACTGGACCGCTTTGTGCTTTCGCCAATGCGCGAAACGGCCCAGCGCGCCTTGATTGCAGATCAGTTATCGGAAGCGCGGCAACAAGCCAGGAACGAAGCGATGCAGACATCGATAGGCGACAAGTCCATCGTTGTTTTGCCCTTCATCAATATGAGCGACGATGCGCGGAACGAATTTTTCTCCGACGGTATCTCGGAAGAACTGCTGAACCTGCTGGCGAAAATTCCGAAGTTGCGTGTGATATCGCGGACATCGGCATTTTCTTACAAAGGCAAGGACGTAACGATAGCTCAGGTCGCTGCGGATCTGAACGTCAGCCACGTTCTTGAAGGTTCTGTACGTAAAGCGGGCGACCGGGTACGTATCACCGCGCAATTGATTGATGCACGCACTGATACGCACGTCTGGTCGGAAACATTTGATCGCCAGCTGGGCGATATTTTCGCCATTCAGGAAGAGATCGCTTCTTCGGTTTCCGAGCGCCTGACGCTGAGCTTGCTCGCAGACACGCCACGGCCCCGGAGCACCAACCCGCAAGCCTACGCGCTGTACCTGCAGGCGCGGTTTCTGGGGAATCAGGGCAGTACGGATGGCTACGCACAGGCAGTCACGCTATTGGAACAGGTACTGACACTGGACCCCGCGTACGCGAATGCCTGGGATGCACTTGCGGGTAACTATCTCAATCAGGCGAGCAAAGGCTTGCGGCCATGGAACGAAGGCTTCGAGCTGGCACGCAATGCGGCAGAGCGCGCGCTAGCCATCGACCCGTTGTACGCACCCGCCTATGCCCGCCTCGGCTGGGTCGCCCTGTTGCGCGACAGCAATCTCGCCGTGGCAGCACAACACTATCAACGCGCACTGGAACTGGGACCAACCAACGTGCGCACGATCGGTGACGCGGCCTCCGTACTCAAGAGCCTCGGACGCTTGGACGAATGCATCGCGCTTGATGAGTTTGTGGTGGCGCGCGATCCGGTGAATGCCATCGGCTACTTCAATTTGGGTGGCAGCTATTTGCACGCCGGACGGTATGACCAAGCGATCGCAACCTTGCGCACAGCATTGCAACTCAGCCCGAACCGCATCGGCGGTTATTACCAACTGGGTATTGCCCAGCTGCTCGCTGGCGACGCGGCGGAATCGATGGCAGCCATGCAACGCGAGCCGCTTGCGGTTCTGCAACTGCTTGGCAAGGTGCTGGCAAGCCACGCACTCGGTGAGTTTGATGTCGCGAATCAATTGCAGGCAGAACTGATCGAACAGCATGAGCAGGAAGCAGCGTACAACATCGCGTACGTGATGGCTTACCGCGGTCAAGTCGATTCAGCGTTCGAATTTCTGCAGCAGGCAGTGAGCAACGAAGACCCCGGACTCGCGGACGTCGTTACCGAACCGCTGTTTGCGAATCTGCACAGGGACCCACGCTGGTTGCCGTTCCTGCAGTCCATGGGCAAGGCACCTGCGCAGTTGAGCGCTATTGATTTTAGGATTCCGTTGCCGCTCAAATCAGAGTAG
- a CDS encoding response regulator, which translates to MSIRVAVVDDQALVRGGFALVLGHQQDIDVVAEAGTGLEAIVAAEQYRPDVILMDIRMPEMDGLEATSRILAAADWPVRVVILTTFDPDEYVYKALRAGASGFVLKDIPPEQLVLAVRTVADGGALLAPSITQRLVARFTEQLEVDTQVASRLQRLTEREREVLIAMARGYNNTEISQKLTIGSATVKTHVSSVLGKLGLRDRAQAVVFAYESGLITVGERDVGH; encoded by the coding sequence GTGAGTATTCGTGTAGCCGTTGTTGACGATCAGGCGCTGGTGCGCGGTGGGTTCGCGCTCGTGTTGGGGCACCAGCAAGACATAGATGTCGTCGCCGAAGCGGGCACCGGGCTTGAGGCTATCGTAGCCGCTGAGCAGTATCGCCCGGACGTCATTCTTATGGACATCCGAATGCCGGAGATGGATGGGCTTGAGGCGACGTCGCGTATTCTGGCTGCAGCGGACTGGCCTGTTCGTGTAGTGATCCTGACAACGTTTGATCCCGATGAGTACGTCTATAAAGCGTTACGTGCCGGCGCGAGCGGATTCGTGCTAAAAGACATCCCGCCGGAACAGTTAGTACTCGCAGTTCGCACTGTTGCCGACGGCGGGGCCTTGCTCGCACCGTCAATCACGCAGCGGCTTGTGGCCCGCTTCACGGAACAGCTGGAAGTGGACACCCAAGTCGCATCCCGATTGCAGCGGCTGACCGAACGCGAACGTGAGGTGCTCATTGCGATGGCCCGCGGCTACAACAACACGGAAATTTCCCAGAAGTTGACTATCGGTTCGGCAACCGTAAAAACTCATGTATCCAGTGTTCTTGGAAAGCTTGGACTTCGCGACCGCGCTCAAGCCGTGGTGTTTGCCTACGAGAGCGGGCTTATTACGGTTGGTGAGCGCGATGTGGGTCACTAA